One Solanum lycopersicum chromosome 2, SLM_r2.1 genomic region harbors:
- the LOC138342102 gene encoding uncharacterized protein, with protein MTVREYSLKCVKLSRYSNSLVSNSRDEMSRFLTGIAEDLEEVCRAAMFHDNINLYRLMVYVQQVEESKKRIHTRVGNKSRQAEENFSRKSSTEIRDKCRFTKGFSQQVESSSSKGRHDRNSESRVERNNEVYTLQQRPPCRKCGKLHGGECMRGTNACYICGKLGHMVKDCPIRRSQEQGKKRVQSNGPSEEAPRRQRFFALKSRGAEEDTSGEVTCE; from the coding sequence ATGacagtcagggagtattccctgaagtgtGTGAAACTATCAAGGTATTCCAATTCTCTTGTGTCTAATAGCAGAGACGAGATGAGTAGATTCTTGACAGGAATTGCTGAGGATCTCGAAGAGGTGTGTAGGGCAGCTATGTTTCATGACAACATTAACCTTTACAGACTTATGGTCTATGTCCAGCAAGTGGAGGAAAGCAAAAAGAGGATACACACTAGGGTAGGGAATAAGTCAAGGCAAGCTGaggagaatttttcaaggaagagtagtactGAAATCAGGGATAAGTGCAGGTTTACGAAGGGATTCTCCCAGCAAGTGGAATCAAGTTCATCCAAGGGTCGTCATGATAGAAATTCGGAGTCCAGAGTTGAGAGAAACAATGAAGTATATACACTTCAGCAGAGACCACCTTGCAGGAAGTGTGGCAAACTACATGGAGGAGAATGTATGAGGGGCACTAATGCTTGTTATATTTGTGGCAAACTGGGTCACATGGTTAAGGATTGTCCGATtaggagaagtcaagaacaagggaAGAAGAGAGTTCAGTCTAATGGTCCAAGTGAggaggctccaaggaggcaacgattcttcgcactcaagtctaggggtgcaGAGGAAGACACTTCTGGTGAAGTCACATGTGAGTAG
- the LOC104645573 gene encoding NDR1/HIN1-like protein 6 has product MADQQKIHPVPEPEQVAPPPKPSAPLVPRGSSRSENGDPERQQSPPLLKRSLTPYSPLKSPKKKRGCCIRCLCWTCCLFFLLIVLIGIAAAVIYLVFQPKLPKYSIDSMRITQFNLNTDTSLSATFNVNITARNPNKRIGIYYENGSHLSVWYKGTNLCQGKLPKFYQGHRNTTQLNVHLTGQTENATNLLQLLQEDQQAGKIPLNIRVKVPVRIKLGKLKLMKWKFLLKCSLNVDNLSQDNVIRIRDNKCKVRFRF; this is encoded by the coding sequence ATGGCTGATCAACAAAAAATCCATCCGGTTCCGGAGCCGGAGCAAGTAGCCCCGCCACCCAAGCCCTCAGCTCCGTTAGTGCCACGTGGCTCTTCCCGTTCAGAGAACGGGGATCCTGAGCGTCAGCAATCACCACCACTATTGAAAAGATCGTTAACCCCATATTCACCTTtaaaatcaccaaaaaagaaaagaggctGCTGCATAAGATGCCTATGTTGGACATGTTGCCTATTTTTCTTACTAATCGTACTCATAGGCATCGCAGCAGCCGTAATTTACCTAGTCTTCCAACCAAAATTACCAAAATACTCCATCGATAGCATGAGAATTACCCAATTTAACCTCAACACCGATACGAGCTTGTCCGCGACATTTAACGTGAACATAACCGCAAGAAATCCCAATAAACGAATCGGAATTTACTACGAAAACGGAAGCCATTTGAGTGTATGGTACAAAGGCACAAATTTATGCCAAGGGAAATTGCCAAAGTTTTATCAAGGTCACAGAAATACTACGCAACTTAACGTCCACTTAACAGGACAAACAGAGAATGCTACAAATTTGTTACAATTATTGCAAGAAGATCAACAGGCAGGCAAAATTCCATTGAATATTCGAGTTAAGGTTCCTGTGAGGATTAAATTGGGGAAATTGAAGCTAATGAAATGGAAATTCTTGTTGAAGTGCAGCCTAAACGTGGATAATTTATCTCAGGATAATGTTATTCGAATCAGGGATAATAAGTGTAAGGTTCGTTTTAGGTTTTAA